In Afipia sp. GAS231, a single window of DNA contains:
- a CDS encoding DMT family transporter codes for MSVIRQAGRARTSPLGLAFLAVASVGWGLNFPIMKHLLTEWPPLSSRGLCGIVGAAALALIAVARQQQLRVPRRMWLRLLLVSTLQIGSWTAFMGLALLWLSASEAAVLGISIPVWVALLAWPVLGERLSPLRAISLTVALAGIVVLIGGSGLEANVEKLPGILCALAGAVCVALGTVLTKHFPLAMPPLSLAAWQIGLGCLPIAIIGLAVEHPQLADLSTTGWASMLYMTVIQFCLSYVCWFAALERLPAATASIGTLLVPVVGVLAAAAMLHEPLGLREVGALVVTLGGVAMALRS; via the coding sequence CAAGCGGGTCGCGCCCGAACGTCGCCGCTCGGGCTCGCCTTTCTCGCCGTCGCATCGGTGGGGTGGGGGCTCAACTTCCCGATCATGAAACATCTCTTGACCGAGTGGCCGCCGCTGTCCTCGCGCGGCCTGTGCGGCATCGTCGGCGCCGCGGCACTCGCATTGATTGCGGTCGCACGGCAGCAACAACTGCGCGTGCCGCGGCGGATGTGGCTGCGCCTGTTGCTGGTCTCGACGCTGCAAATCGGCAGCTGGACCGCGTTCATGGGATTAGCACTGCTTTGGCTCAGCGCCAGCGAGGCCGCGGTGCTCGGAATTTCGATCCCGGTCTGGGTCGCGTTGCTGGCGTGGCCTGTTCTCGGCGAACGGCTGTCGCCGCTGCGTGCGATCTCGCTGACCGTCGCGCTCGCCGGCATCGTCGTGCTGATCGGCGGCAGCGGCCTCGAGGCCAACGTTGAAAAGCTGCCGGGCATCCTGTGTGCGCTGGCGGGCGCGGTGTGCGTCGCGCTCGGCACCGTGTTGACCAAGCATTTTCCGTTGGCGATGCCGCCATTGTCGCTGGCGGCGTGGCAGATCGGCCTTGGCTGCCTGCCGATCGCGATCATCGGCCTTGCTGTCGAGCATCCGCAGCTTGCTGATCTCTCGACCACCGGCTGGGCGTCGATGCTCTATATGACGGTCATCCAGTTCTGCCTGAGCTACGTCTGCTGGTTCGCGGCATTGGAGCGGCTGCCGGCGGCGACGGCGTCGATCGGCACGCTGCTGGTGCCGGTGGTCGGCGTGCTCGCGGCGGCGGCGATGCTGCACGAGCCGCTGGGCCTGCGCGAGGTCGGAGCGCTCGTGGTCACGCTCGGCGGCGTCGCCATGGCGCTGCGTTCGTAA
- a CDS encoding DUF2089 domain-containing protein, with translation MKQIKPDDWQALTELTQGRSFVVERVRLIDSCIAIEGAFELPQLARLSAEDQVFVAAFLRSHGSIKEMEQVFGVSYPTVKARLNRIAGGLEFVDLDPKPPRAEVIERLKRGEITADEAIEVLEGRK, from the coding sequence TTGAAGCAGATAAAACCAGACGACTGGCAAGCCCTCACTGAACTCACCCAAGGACGATCTTTCGTGGTCGAACGGGTTCGCCTGATCGATTCCTGCATCGCGATCGAAGGCGCGTTCGAACTGCCGCAGCTTGCCCGGCTGTCGGCGGAAGATCAGGTCTTCGTGGCAGCCTTCCTGCGCAGCCATGGCTCGATCAAGGAAATGGAGCAGGTGTTCGGCGTCAGCTATCCGACCGTGAAGGCGCGCCTTAACCGCATCGCGGGTGGGCTCGAATTCGTCGATCTCGATCCTAAACCGCCGCGCGCCGAAGTGATCGAGCGTCTGAAGCGCGGCGAGATTACGGCCGACGAGGCGATCGAAGTCCTGGAGGGACGAAAATGA